From Polynucleobacter sp. AP-Sving-400A-A2:
TTAACTGGTAGCGATCATTCTCAGTTAGAGGCACAGGTACAGGCAGCCTTTTTAAAAGGCATGCGTGATTTAATGGGTAAATCCGAAGATGTAGGAAACTCTTTTGCAGAAGAGGCTAGAAAGATTCATTACAAAGAGTCGCCTGAGCGCAGTATCCGCGGTCAAACTACGCTAGATGAAGCTGAGGCTTTGCGCGACGAGGGGATTGAGGTCATGGCCATGCCCATGATGCCTGCCTTCAAAAACACTCTGCAGTAGCCAGCACCATCCTAATTCCCCTATACTTAATGTGTACCCAGGTTCTGGATATCACCATTAATTAGGATAGGAGAAGTACCCCATGAAACGCTTTTTTCTAGCATTGTTTGCAGCTGTTCTAGCGCTCACCATTGTGGCTTGCTCCAAGTCCTCTGATACCAAAGAAATTAAGGTTGCTGTTTCTCCTGCATCTCCCCCTATGTTATTTGATGACAAAGGGCAGATCGTTGGCGTTGATATGGATATTTTCCAGGGCTTTTGTCAGTCGCGCGGCTGTACTTTAAAAGTCACTCCGTATGATTGGGCTGGAATGTTGGGTGCGGTCTCTAGTGGTCAGGCTGATGTGGCTTTCTCAGGAATTTCTATTACCGATAAACGTAAGGAGGTGATGGATTTTTCTCAGCCTTACTATGACAATGCTTGGCATCTTGTGAGCATGAAGAATAAAAATATTCAGATCACTGACTTAAATCAGCTCAAGAAATACTCTATCGGCTATCCACGTGGCATGGCATACGATGACCTGATTAAGAATGAGCTAGAGCCCAAGGGCTATTATTCATTAAGCAAGGTCAAGCTCTATCCCTCCTATGCAGAAGTGATTACTGATCTGCAGAATGGTAATTTGGACCTTGCCTTTATTGAGGAGCCGGTATTCCTCAATTATGAAAATAAACTGCAGCTACCGATTCAGAGTAGCTATGTATTTAAAGGGTTTGATAAGCTAGGCTTTGCTTTTGCTAAAGGCTCTAAGCTGCGTGATGATTTTGATAAATACCTCAATGAACTGGGGCCAGAAAAAATCAAAGCCATTCTAGATAAGTGGATGAAATAAGCTCCATTCATTAATACCTTAATCCGTAGCCGAAAGCCTGCCCTGTGACCTTTCTGGATATTCTTGCCCAGTTAGCCCAGGGCATTTCTTATACGGTTTTAGTCACTCTCGTTTGCTCACTAACAGGCTTAGTAGTCGGCTTATTTTTAGCAAGCCTACGCCGTCTCGATATTTCCTGGCTAAGCCCGCTGATTGACTGCTACACCTATGTCTTTAGAGGTGTACCAGTTTTAGTCTTACTGTTTATGGTGTATTTTGGCTTACCAGGCATTGGTTTTAAGGTTCCGCCTTTAATGGCGATGGCGCTCAGCTTAGGCCTTGTAGCATCTGCATATTTAGCCGAGGTATTTCGGGGGGCGTTTAACTCAGTAGATCCTGCTGAAGTGATTGCTGCCCAGGCCATGGGAATGACTCGTATACAGGTTCTCAGGTTTATCGAGTTACCCCAGATGCTGCGATTTTCAGTGCCGGGTATGCTTAATGAATTCACTTCAGTACTTAAATATTCTCCATTTGCCTATACGGTGGGGATTCCGGAGATTACCAAGCAAGCTATGACACTCACTTCAACCACGCTCCGTGGCATAGAGGTCTATCTAGCTGTGGGCATTTTATATTTCGTGATCTACCGAATTTGCTTAATCGGCGTTCAGCTTCTGAGTAAGCGTTTTCAAATCCCAGGGATGACTCCAGCATGAGCACTGGCACCACATTATTTAAAGAGGTAAACCTGTGGCATTAATTCAAGTGAGAGATTTGGTTAAAGAGTTTGATGGGCAAACTGTCTTATCCAACATCAACCTGGATTTAAAAGAGGGCGATGTTCAGGTCTTGATGGGCGCTTCTGGCTCTGGTAAATCTACTTTATTGCGTTGCCTTAATCGTTTGGTTGAGCCTACCTCGGGATCGATTGTTTTTAAAGGCAAGGAAGTATTGTATCCTGACGTGGATGTCCGCGAGTTGCGCAAGCAAATTGGTTTTGTATTTCAGCAATTCGCACTTTACAGTCATCTCACCGTATTAGATAACGTTTCATTAGGCCTACGCAAGCTACACAAGATGGGTAAAGCGGAGGCAAAAGAAAAAGCCCTTCTAGAGCTATCCCATTTTGAAATGACGTCCCATCAAGATAAATATCCCTCCCAGCTTTCTGGCGGACAGAAGCAGCGGGTGGCTATTGCCCGTGCACTTGCGATGGATCCAGCAGTCTTGGTTCTCGATGAACCTACCTCAGCACTCGATCCTGTGATGTCTAGAGATGTGGCGGATCTCATTAACCGCTTGCATAGCGAAGGGATCACGATGATCTGCGTGACCCATGACCTGAACTTGGCTCGCAATATTGCAGATACCGTGATGTTTCTGGATCGTGGCGTCATTCGGGCTGATGATCGAATCGATGTATTGAGTAAACATTCCGATCCAGATATCAAAGCCTTCTTTGGCGCTGAGGAGAAGCGTTGATGGGAGGGTGGCCATCCTTCGTTCGTGATCTCACGGAGCAGATGCCCTTGATTTTGACGGGGCTAGTGAAGACCTTGCAATTGGCGGGCTTGATTAGTGTTTCAGGATTACTTTTAGGCATCGTCGTGTTTTATCTCACGCTGAGTAAAAACCAATATGTGCGTAGCGCCACTAATTCTTACATCTCCTTTTTTATCGGCATGCCCTTGATTGTTTTATTGTTCTTGATGTATTACGGCTTGCCACAGTGGGGCGTTCGACTCTCTCCATTCACAGTCGCTTTCATTGGCTTTACATTCAACGTAGCAGCCTACAATGCGGCATATTTAAAGACTGCCTTTAATGGTTTAGATAAAAGTCAGTTAGAGGCGGCAAGTGCACAGGGCTTCAGTCCTTTGCAGATCTTTCGTTTGATTACTTTGCCGCAAGTGATTCGCTTTTCTATTCCAGCACTCACCAATCAAGTGATTGCCAATCTCAAAGACAGTTCAGTTGCTTTCTTGATTCAGTACACCGAATTCTTTGCTCGAGTACAAGAGTTGGCCGCAAGCAACTTCCAATTCTTTAAAGCCTATTTCTTGGCCGCATTAGTCTATCTGGCCCTGGTATCGGTGATTGTGTTATTTGCTCGTGCCATCGAGAGGCGTTACCTGATTCCTGCCTAGCTTCACCACTGAATCAAAAGTAAATGATAAAAAATAGCGACCCGAGGGTCGCTATTGTTATCTGCAGATGCTTGTTACATTACTGCTGCATCTAATTACTTCGAAGTCGGCATCACAAACTCTGCACCCTTGGCAATACTCTCAGGCCAGCGTTGCATCACGCTCTTTTGCTTGGTATAGAAACGAACACCTTCTTTGCCGTAGGCATGCATATCGCCAAAGAGGGATTTCTTCCAACCACCAAAACCATGCCAAGCCATTGGAACTGGAATAGGTACATTAATACCAACCATACCCACTTGTACACGGCGAGCAAATTCACGGGCAATATTACCGTCGCTCGTAAAGCAAGCTACACCATTACCAAACTCACAGGAGTTCACTAAATTGAGTGCTTCGGTGAAGTTTGCCACGCGCATGCAAGAGAGTACTGGTCCGAAGATTTCTTCTAGATAGATCTTCATCTCGGAGGTAACGTTATCAAACAGTGTGCCGCCGATAAAGAAGCCATTCTCATGTCCTGGCACTTTCAAACCGCGACCATCTACTAATAACTTTGCACCGGAGGCAACGCCGCTATCAATGTAGCCAGTGATGCGCTCTAAGGCAGCTTTAGTAACAATAGGGCCCATTTCAGCATCGAGCTCCATACCGTTCTTCACCTTCAGGGTCTTGGTACGCTCGATCAGTTTTGGCATGATTTTCTCGGCTACATCGCCCACCAAAACTGCCACTGAGATTGCCATGCAGCGCTCACCAGCAGAGCCATAGGCTGCACCAATCAAAGCGTCAATTGTTTTATCGATATCAGCATCTGGCATCACTACCATGTGATTCTTAGCGCCACCTAAAGCCTGGGAGCGCTTGCCGAAGTGTGCGCAACGCTCATAGATATAGTTAGCAATAGGGGTAGAACCTACAAAGCTTACTGCCTTGACATCGGGATTCTCAATCAAGGCATCAACCGCTTCTTTATCGCCTTGCACCACATTAAATACACCGTCAGGCAAGCCAGCCTGAGTCAGCAACTTCGCCATGAATAATGAAGCAGATGGATCGGTTGGGCTAGGCTTCAGAATGAAGGTATTGCCACAGGCAATCGCCACTGGAAACATCCACATGGGGACCATGACGGGGAAGTTAAATGGCGTCACGCCAGCAACCACACCTAAAGGCTGGCGCATGACCCAGTTATCAATATCGGTCGACACTTGCTCGGTGTAATCACCCTTGAGCAGTTCTGGAATACCGGTAGCAAATTCAACAATCTCGATACCGCGAGTCACTTCGCCCTGAGCGTCGGTAAATACTTTACCGTGTTCAGCAGTAATGATGGCAGCCAGCTCATCACGGTTGGCGTTGAGTAGCTCAAGATACTTAAACATAATGCGCGCACGGCGTAATGGGGAGGTCTGGCTCCAGGTCTTGAATGCTGCCTGCGCATTTGCTACAACCTCATCAACCTCTTTACGGCTAGCTAGGGCCACGCGTCTTGCGACAGCGCCTGTGGAGGGATTAAATACATCGGCGAAACGACCATCTTTAGGGTTGACGACTTTACCGCCAACGAAATGGCCAATATCTTCTTTTGATGTAAATGCTTGGGGTGCGCTCATAGTAATTTACTTAATATTCTATTGTCTGGTTTTGGGTTCAATAAAGGTGCTTGGGCTAGATTCCGCACAACTTTGTGGTCTCGTTTATTCTACTGAATCTATTTTATCGCTTTAGCTAGTTTTACGCTTTTTCGGCCCTAAAGGTAAGCAAATGAGTCTTTTATTCTCCAGTTATGTTCTAAGCTCCCCTAAGGGGCCTCTAACCCTCTCAAACCGGGTGGTTGTGGCACCAATGTGCCAGTACTCTGCAGTCAATGGAGAGGCTCAGGATTGGCATCTCATGCACTGGGGCAATCTCCTCAATAGTGGCGCAGGGCTTTTCATCATCGAAGCCACTGGCGTGACCCCTGAGGGTCGCATTACCCCTGTATGCCTGGGCCTGTGGGATGACCGCACAGAAGCGGCCCTGAAAGACAAGCTCACGAGGGCCCGGAGTTTAGCTCCAGCCACCCCTGTGTTTATTCAGCTGGCGCATGCTGGTCGTAAAGCCTCCAGTGCTAGCCCTTGGGCTGGCGGTCAGTTGCTTTCTAAAGAGCAGGGCGGCTGGGACATGGTTGCGCCATCCGCCATTCCGCAACTCAAGGATGAACGTTTGCCGCATGAGCTCTCCAAAACAGAGTTAGCTGAACTCATCACTGCATTTGTCATTGCAGCGCAACGCTCTGAGCGAATTGGGATTGATGGCATTGAATTACACGGTGCCCATGGCTATCTATTGCATCAGTTTTTGTCGCCCATCGCCAATCAACGTACAGATGAATATGGCGGCTCTTATGAAAACCGTATCCGCTTTCCTTTGGAATTATTTGCGGCGGTACGAAAGGCCTATCAAGGTGTCTTAGGTATTCGCATTTCTGCAAGCGATTGGATCGAGGGTGGTTGGACGCCCGAAGAAACGGCTGATTTTGCTGCTCGACTGAAGCCCTTGGGATGTAATTTTGTTCACATCTCTTCAGGGGGAATTTCTCCATTGCAAAAGATTGCGATTGGACCAAATTACCAAGTGCCATTTGCCAAGATTGTGAAAGACAAGTCGGGCATTCCAACGATGACAGTGGGCTTGATTACCGACCCTAAGCAGGCTGAAGATATTTTGCAAAAAGGGGATGCGGATTTAATCGCTCTGGCACGGGCATTTTTATACAAACCCCGTTGGGCTTGGGAGGCTGCTGCAGCCCTAGGTGGCATCGTACCTTCCAATGAGCGTTACTGGCGCTGTTTACCGCGTGAAGCTCAGGCCATTTTTGGTGATGTCAAAGTAGGGCAGCGATAATTCTTTCAAACAACAAATGAAACTCAGTTTTTGGAGATCAATATGAAATCAATCAAACTTATCTATCGTTCTTTAGCCATCGTTAGCATTGCATTAGGCTCTCACCTTGTTCATGCCCAAGCATTCCCGGATCGACCCATTACCTTGGTTGTTCCGAACCCGCCTGGAGGCTTAGTGGATACCTCGGCGCGTTTATTGAGTGAGCCTCTAACTCGGGTGATTGGTCAGCCAGTGATTGTGGATAACAAGCCAGGCGCCAGCGGAAATACGGCCTATCAATATGTTGCCAAGGCCAAGCCCGATGGATACACCTTGCTGATTTCGTATTCTGGATACCACGTTGGCAATCCTTCCTTGATGGATAAATTACCGTGGGATCCAATTAAAGATTTTTCTCCAGTTGGGCTCCTGACAGTTTCTACGAATGTGATTGCAGTGCATCCTTCGGTACCTGTGAATAACCTAAAAGAATTGATTGCTTACGCTAAAGCCAATCCTGGCAAGCTCAATTACGCCTCGCAGGGCAATGGCTCTGTATCTCATATTGGCACTGAAATCTTTAAGCAAAATACGGGTGTAGATATCGTTCACGTACCGTACAAGGGTTCTGGTCCTGCAATTCAGGATGTATTGGCAGGTCAGGTGCAAGTATTTATTACGACACCACCTTCGGTGATGCAACACGTACAAAGCGGAAAGCTAAAAGGCTTGGCTGTGACGGGTAAAAGTCGTCACCCTGGTATGCCCAATGTGCCTACGACTGCCGAAGCAGGCTTGCCTACATTTCAATTGGAATCTTGGGTAGCTTTATATGCGCCAGCGGGCACGCCAGCACCAGTCATTACTAAGCTGACCGAGTCTGTTAAGAAAAGTCTTGCTCTACCTGAAGTGAAAGAACGCTCTGATGCCGCTGGTGTTGAGTTGCGTTATTTAACGCCTCCACAGATGGATGCCTTACTGAAGAAAGAATTGCCTTATTGGGATAAAGCAATCAAATCCGCCAATATCAAGCTTGATTAAGTGATCCATAAATGAAGCAACACTCCGTACGAGAATCTTGGTTAGAAGATGCAGTAAGACATTTGGAGCCGGTATTCTCAAAGGCGGGATATGCCATACCCCCAGTAAGAGTATCCTGCGGTTTTCCAGCCTCTAGCAGTCCCAGAACAACCTTGGGGCAATGCTGGCCGCGCGAGCGCTCTGGTGGGGGAGTGAACGAGATCTTTATTTCACCTAAGTTAGATGATCCCGTTCAGTTGTTAGATACCTTGGTACATGAGTTGTGCCACGCCGTGGATGATTGCTTTAGCGGTCATGGCGAGGACTTCAAGGGCATTGCCCAGACTGTAGGTTTAGAAGGTCCCGCTAGAATGGCTCACGCAACCGAAGAGTTGATGGTGCGCCTTATGATGATCAGCCAAGAGCTTGGGCCATATCCACATCAGGCAATCGTTTTTCCACCTCCGAGGCCGAGCAATGCCAGTCGCAATAAAGCTAAGTGCGGGCAGTGCGGATATGAGGTCACGCTACTAAAGAAATGGGCAACCTATGGCGCACCTATTTGCCCTAAAGACAATATTCGAATGCAAGAAGCGCTGATCGAGACAATCGAAAATACGACTGAGCACGATACAGAATCGGTTACAGGATCTAAACCTAAGAAGGATGAAATCCGCCGCGCTATCAGTTAATCAAAATGACTGATTAACTAGCGATAGCAGCAGGATTCCAAACAGGATCCTTCTTGCTTGCCTTGGCAATGTCAGCCAAGATCTTTTCATGCAACTGGCAATCTTCCTCGCTTGCCGCTATGATTTTGAGCATGGTGGGCAAGGCTTTCGCTTGTCCTGATGCATCAGTGCCAACGGTGTAATCAATGAGGTCAATCGATAAGTCTTCTTGCCCACGCGTCATCGCTACATAGACTTCAGCTAATAACTGGGCATCCAATAGAGCACCGTGTAGGGTGCGATGTTGATTGCTAATCGCAAAGCGCTCACAGAGGGCGTCAAGCGAATTACGCTTACCCGGGAACATCTGACGGGCATCGAGTAGGGTGTCGGTAATTTTGGAGGCAAGACCTCTAAAAGCTGGGCGCTTGAGCAAAGCAAATTCGTTATCGAGGAAGCCTAAGTCAAACGCCGCATTATGAATAACTACCTCAGCACCATCAACAAATTCAATCAACTCTTCCACAATATTTGAGAACACGGGTTTGTCAGACAGGAACTCACGAGAGAGTCCATGAACTGCAAAAGCGCCGGCATCGATATCACGCTCAGGATTAATGTAGTAATGAAAAGTGCGTTCAGTTAAGCGGCGACCCACCATCTCAACGCAAGCAATTTCAATAATACGATCGCCTGTAGCGGGATTGAGGCCGGTTGTTTCGGTATCGAGAATCACTTGACGCATTAGGTACCTTCTAAGGCGGATGGGGGGATTTCAAGAGGGCCATTACCCGCGTACTTATCTAGGTACAGATAGATCACTGGAGTAATAATGAGCGTTACAAATTGCGAGAAGATTAAACCGCCAGCGACACTAATCCCTAGAGGCTGCCGAAGCTCTGCACCAGCACCAATTCCGAAGGCAATGGGGAGAACGCCCATTAAGGCAGCGAATGTAGTCATCATGATCGGGCGGAAGCGCAAAATACAGGCCTCCCGAATCGCTTTCTCAGGTGACATGCCTTGATTACGTTGTGCATCCAAAGCAAAGTCAATCATTAAGATCGCATTCTTCTTCACGATACCAATTAGCAATAAGATACCAATCGAAGCGATGATAGTGAGCTCAAATCCAAAAATACGCAGTGCTAAGATCGCGCCAATTGCTGCTGAGGGCAGACCCGCCAAGATCGTTAGCGGATGAATATAACTCTCGTACAGAACTCCCAAGAGAATATAAATTACGCCTAAGGCTGCAAAAATTAAAATTAATTGTCCCGACTGATTGCTCTTAAAGACAGCAGCGTCACCACCGTAGCTAGTAATGATTGATGTCGGTAATTTAATTTCACTGGTGTAGGCTTCAATCTTTTTAGTAGCATCACCCAAGAACACATCTGGCGCTAGATTGAACGATAGAGTGACTGCAGGGATTTGCCCTTGGTGGTTGACAGCGGTAGGACCAATACTTCTGGTAAAGCTGGCTACACTAGAGAGTGGTATGAGCTTATCAGTTGCGCGGCCACGAACAAACACCTTATTGAGATCCGTCTCATACTGACGATCCTCCTCTGCAGTTTCCAGAATGACGTAATAAGTATTCACGGGGGTATAAATT
This genomic window contains:
- a CDS encoding amino acid ABC transporter permease, whose translation is MGGWPSFVRDLTEQMPLILTGLVKTLQLAGLISVSGLLLGIVVFYLTLSKNQYVRSATNSYISFFIGMPLIVLLFLMYYGLPQWGVRLSPFTVAFIGFTFNVAAYNAAYLKTAFNGLDKSQLEAASAQGFSPLQIFRLITLPQVIRFSIPALTNQVIANLKDSSVAFLIQYTEFFARVQELAASNFQFFKAYFLAALVYLALVSVIVLFARAIERRYLIPA
- a CDS encoding amino acid ABC transporter ATP-binding protein, which produces MALIQVRDLVKEFDGQTVLSNINLDLKEGDVQVLMGASGSGKSTLLRCLNRLVEPTSGSIVFKGKEVLYPDVDVRELRKQIGFVFQQFALYSHLTVLDNVSLGLRKLHKMGKAEAKEKALLELSHFEMTSHQDKYPSQLSGGQKQRVAIARALAMDPAVLVLDEPTSALDPVMSRDVADLINRLHSEGITMICVTHDLNLARNIADTVMFLDRGVIRADDRIDVLSKHSDPDIKAFFGAEEKR
- a CDS encoding NADH:flavin oxidoreductase/NADH oxidase: MSLLFSSYVLSSPKGPLTLSNRVVVAPMCQYSAVNGEAQDWHLMHWGNLLNSGAGLFIIEATGVTPEGRITPVCLGLWDDRTEAALKDKLTRARSLAPATPVFIQLAHAGRKASSASPWAGGQLLSKEQGGWDMVAPSAIPQLKDERLPHELSKTELAELITAFVIAAQRSERIGIDGIELHGAHGYLLHQFLSPIANQRTDEYGGSYENRIRFPLELFAAVRKAYQGVLGIRISASDWIEGGWTPEETADFAARLKPLGCNFVHISSGGISPLQKIAIGPNYQVPFAKIVKDKSGIPTMTVGLITDPKQAEDILQKGDADLIALARAFLYKPRWAWEAAAALGGIVPSNERYWRCLPREAQAIFGDVKVGQR
- a CDS encoding amino acid ABC transporter permease, giving the protein MTFLDILAQLAQGISYTVLVTLVCSLTGLVVGLFLASLRRLDISWLSPLIDCYTYVFRGVPVLVLLFMVYFGLPGIGFKVPPLMAMALSLGLVASAYLAEVFRGAFNSVDPAEVIAAQAMGMTRIQVLRFIELPQMLRFSVPGMLNEFTSVLKYSPFAYTVGIPEITKQAMTLTSTTLRGIEVYLAVGILYFVIYRICLIGVQLLSKRFQIPGMTPA
- a CDS encoding tripartite tricarboxylate transporter substrate binding protein, with amino-acid sequence MKSIKLIYRSLAIVSIALGSHLVHAQAFPDRPITLVVPNPPGGLVDTSARLLSEPLTRVIGQPVIVDNKPGASGNTAYQYVAKAKPDGYTLLISYSGYHVGNPSLMDKLPWDPIKDFSPVGLLTVSTNVIAVHPSVPVNNLKELIAYAKANPGKLNYASQGNGSVSHIGTEIFKQNTGVDIVHVPYKGSGPAIQDVLAGQVQVFITTPPSVMQHVQSGKLKGLAVTGKSRHPGMPNVPTTAEAGLPTFQLESWVALYAPAGTPAPVITKLTESVKKSLALPEVKERSDAAGVELRYLTPPQMDALLKKELPYWDKAIKSANIKLD
- the dnaQ gene encoding DNA polymerase III subunit epsilon encodes the protein MRQVILDTETTGLNPATGDRIIEIACVEMVGRRLTERTFHYYINPERDIDAGAFAVHGLSREFLSDKPVFSNIVEELIEFVDGAEVVIHNAAFDLGFLDNEFALLKRPAFRGLASKITDTLLDARQMFPGKRNSLDALCERFAISNQHRTLHGALLDAQLLAEVYVAMTRGQEDLSIDLIDYTVGTDASGQAKALPTMLKIIAASEEDCQLHEKILADIAKASKKDPVWNPAAIAS
- a CDS encoding transporter substrate-binding domain-containing protein, with the protein product MKRFFLALFAAVLALTIVACSKSSDTKEIKVAVSPASPPMLFDDKGQIVGVDMDIFQGFCQSRGCTLKVTPYDWAGMLGAVSSGQADVAFSGISITDKRKEVMDFSQPYYDNAWHLVSMKNKNIQITDLNQLKKYSIGYPRGMAYDDLIKNELEPKGYYSLSKVKLYPSYAEVITDLQNGNLDLAFIEEPVFLNYENKLQLPIQSSYVFKGFDKLGFAFAKGSKLRDDFDKYLNELGPEKIKAILDKWMK
- a CDS encoding SprT family zinc-dependent metalloprotease; amino-acid sequence: MKQHSVRESWLEDAVRHLEPVFSKAGYAIPPVRVSCGFPASSSPRTTLGQCWPRERSGGGVNEIFISPKLDDPVQLLDTLVHELCHAVDDCFSGHGEDFKGIAQTVGLEGPARMAHATEELMVRLMMISQELGPYPHQAIVFPPPRPSNASRNKAKCGQCGYEVTLLKKWATYGAPICPKDNIRMQEALIETIENTTEHDTESVTGSKPKKDEIRRAIS
- a CDS encoding CoA-acylating methylmalonate-semialdehyde dehydrogenase — protein: MSAPQAFTSKEDIGHFVGGKVVNPKDGRFADVFNPSTGAVARRVALASRKEVDEVVANAQAAFKTWSQTSPLRRARIMFKYLELLNANRDELAAIITAEHGKVFTDAQGEVTRGIEIVEFATGIPELLKGDYTEQVSTDIDNWVMRQPLGVVAGVTPFNFPVMVPMWMFPVAIACGNTFILKPSPTDPSASLFMAKLLTQAGLPDGVFNVVQGDKEAVDALIENPDVKAVSFVGSTPIANYIYERCAHFGKRSQALGGAKNHMVVMPDADIDKTIDALIGAAYGSAGERCMAISVAVLVGDVAEKIMPKLIERTKTLKVKNGMELDAEMGPIVTKAALERITGYIDSGVASGAKLLVDGRGLKVPGHENGFFIGGTLFDNVTSEMKIYLEEIFGPVLSCMRVANFTEALNLVNSCEFGNGVACFTSDGNIAREFARRVQVGMVGINVPIPVPMAWHGFGGWKKSLFGDMHAYGKEGVRFYTKQKSVMQRWPESIAKGAEFVMPTSK